TCTCGCCTATTTCATGCCCGTGCTGCGATGCGGCAATTTCTCCAGAAACAAGGAGTTCAGCTATGACTAAGTTACCAAATGATGACCAAAATTTAGTAGATTTTTTAAGGCAAAATCGCCCAGAAATTCCCCCTTCTAACCCTGAATTAGAAGAACGCATCTTTCAAGCGATCGCATCTTCTCCTCTTCCCCAATTACAAAATAATTCACCAAATCGTTTTTTTCGTCGTCGTCAACTATGGTTAGTTCCTCCCGCTATTGCTGCTAGTTTAGCCTTAGCTTGGGCTGGTAATTATTGGCGAGAAAGTTACTCTTTGAATAACTCTTTTGCTGCTAAGCCTATTCTCCAAAATTCCGCAGAGCGATCGAATAACAATCTTCTGGCAAAAAGCTCCTATCTCCCAGAAACAACCAACAGCCAAAACCATCAAGAACTCGCTAAGTTAGAAACTTTTTTGGAAAACAACTGGGATGGCGTTGTTACTAATAATCCTCCAGAAATTTCAGTAGAAACTATACAAAAAGAGTACTTTAATTTGGCTGAATCCAAATCTTATTCTACAACTAAAGCGACAAATGTAGTTACGACAAGGAGGTAGAAAATAATGTTATTTAGTCGTAGTTCGGTCATTACATTTTTAACTTTATCAATTAGTGCAGTGGCGATCGCTAGTCCTAGACCTTGGCTTTCCCAAACTACTTCTCCCAATCCTAACGAACGTAGTAATCGTACTAATCAAGATGTTCCCAAATGGATTCAAAAAGTGAATCTCACGCCAGCACAAACTCAACGAATGCAGACAATTAGCAGTAAGTATCGAAACGACATTTCTGCATCGGCAAAAGCTTTACGTCAAGCCCAATTTGAATTAGGTCAAATGCTCGGAAGCGATGCTAGCTTAGACAGCTTGAGGCAAAAACATCGCCAAGTGGAAGTTTTAAAGCAAAAAGTAGGACAATTGCGTTTTGAAAGTTTATTAGAAATGCGCGAAGTCTTAAGCCCAGAACAACGTCGCCAGGTAGCACAAAACATTCAAAACCGAATTAAAATGCGAAAAGAGCGAGATTCTCGTTTACTACAAATGCAGCCACCACAAAAAACCCAACTACCAGATTGATTTGTCAATCAATCAAAAATCTAAAATCAAATGAATTCAGAATACATTTATCTACACGGCTTTGCTTCTAGTCCTAATTCAGCTAAAGCTAATTATTTGCGCGATCGCTTTTCGGAACTGCAAATTCCTTTAACAATTCCTGACTTGAATCAATCTGATTTCACTCATTTAACTATGACACGCCAACTGTGTCAAGTCAGAGA
This sequence is a window from Phormidium ambiguum IAM M-71. Protein-coding genes within it:
- a CDS encoding Spy/CpxP family protein refolding chaperone — encoded protein: MLFSRSSVITFLTLSISAVAIASPRPWLSQTTSPNPNERSNRTNQDVPKWIQKVNLTPAQTQRMQTISSKYRNDISASAKALRQAQFELGQMLGSDASLDSLRQKHRQVEVLKQKVGQLRFESLLEMREVLSPEQRRQVAQNIQNRIKMRKERDSRLLQMQPPQKTQLPD